One Streptosporangium sp. NBC_01495 DNA window includes the following coding sequences:
- a CDS encoding S1 family peptidase yields MSYRRAVTTGCILAVTAITLTATTVAAKPQVQIPQAAPSGWKPPPDMLSALQRDLQLTSEQAQIRLLNEARLAPIEARLRSQLGGDFGGSWFTGTVAQTLVVATTDPSDIPQIIAAGAQGELVKRSFSELDTIMNRTDIKLPNHVHGGNVRFIDVRNNRVVVLTPVPLQTEDLIQASDLDASAVRAVESAERPRLLGDIRGGDAYYVGPTSRCSVGFSVTSGTQQGFVSAGHCGKAGDATTGANRADQGVFQGASFPLNDYSWVAVSADWTLKPVVNNASGGTVSVAGSREAIEGASVCRSGSTTDWHCGVIRQRNASVTYARGTVFELTRTSVCAEPGDSGGSFIAVDQAQGVTSGGSGDCDAGGVTYFQPIGEILTTYDLTLVTDNGAIPPEPGVCAAQPKQVIGTLAAGQKAYQPNGRYYRTTVAGSHIGCLDADDGVDFDLHLQRWENRTWTTVMTSEGPNPDERIDYIGPAGFYRFQVVSSNGSSSYKLGYKSP; encoded by the coding sequence ATGTCCTACAGACGTGCCGTTACCACGGGATGCATCCTGGCGGTCACCGCCATCACCCTGACAGCCACCACGGTCGCCGCCAAGCCGCAGGTGCAGATCCCCCAAGCCGCTCCGTCCGGCTGGAAACCGCCGCCCGACATGCTCTCCGCACTCCAGCGCGACCTCCAACTCACCAGCGAGCAGGCCCAGATCCGCCTGCTCAACGAGGCCCGCCTGGCACCGATCGAGGCGAGACTCCGCAGCCAGCTCGGCGGGGATTTCGGCGGCTCCTGGTTCACCGGAACCGTCGCGCAGACCCTGGTGGTGGCCACCACCGACCCCTCCGACATTCCTCAGATCATCGCCGCGGGCGCCCAGGGCGAGCTCGTCAAGCGGTCGTTCTCCGAGCTCGACACGATCATGAACCGTACCGACATCAAGCTGCCCAACCATGTGCACGGGGGGAACGTGCGCTTCATCGACGTCAGGAACAACAGGGTCGTCGTCCTCACACCCGTTCCCCTGCAGACCGAGGATCTCATCCAGGCCTCGGATTTAGACGCCAGCGCCGTGCGCGCGGTGGAGTCCGCCGAGCGACCTCGGCTCCTCGGCGACATACGAGGTGGTGACGCCTACTACGTCGGTCCCACGAGTCGTTGTTCGGTCGGTTTCTCAGTGACCAGCGGGACTCAGCAGGGTTTTGTCAGTGCCGGTCACTGCGGAAAGGCGGGTGACGCCACGACCGGCGCCAACCGGGCCGATCAGGGCGTTTTCCAGGGGGCGAGCTTTCCGCTCAACGACTACTCCTGGGTCGCGGTGAGCGCGGACTGGACGCTCAAGCCGGTGGTGAACAACGCCAGTGGCGGAACCGTGAGTGTCGCGGGCTCCAGGGAGGCCATCGAGGGTGCCTCGGTCTGCCGGTCCGGCTCCACCACCGACTGGCACTGCGGCGTCATCCGGCAGCGCAACGCCAGCGTCACCTATGCCCGGGGCACGGTCTTCGAACTGACGCGTACCAGCGTCTGCGCCGAACCGGGCGACTCGGGCGGGTCCTTCATCGCCGTGGACCAGGCGCAGGGCGTCACCTCCGGCGGTTCGGGCGACTGCGACGCCGGCGGTGTCACCTACTTCCAGCCGATCGGCGAGATCCTCACCACCTATGATCTGACCCTGGTGACCGACAACGGCGCCATCCCGCCGGAGCCCGGCGTCTGCGCCGCCCAGCCGAAGCAGGTCATCGGCACCCTCGCCGCCGGTCAGAAGGCCTACCAGCCGAACGGCCGCTACTACCGAACGACCGTCGCCGGCTCTCACATCGGCTGCCTGGACGCCGACGACGGCGTCGACTTCGACCTCCACCTCCAAAGGTGGGAGAACCGAACCTGGACCACCGTCATGACCTCCGAGGGCCCGAATCCGGACGAGAGGATCGACTACATCGGCCCAGCCGGTTTCTACCGCTTCCAGGTGGTCTCCTCAAACGGCTCCAGTTCCTACAAACTGGGGTACAAGTCACCGTAA
- a CDS encoding trypsin-like serine protease encodes MARRHVIVPGCVLAITALALTAAPAVATHVLTAAPAVATRPAARASGVPGADLAGKPPPGMLEAIARDIGLTEQEAQTRLLNEARLTPIETSLRRRIGDHFGGSWFVPPRAQTLIVATTDPADVSQIAALGAQPQVVSRSLADLKEVKEKLGQNLPILAKLSSVRYVGVRVNKVVILTENPKAAQEAVKTAKVDPDAVQVIASTERPRLLRAHRKAPTETDLVGGQAYYVGATTRCSVGFSVTKDTQKGFISAGHCGTPGSATVGYNRRPQGTVQASTFPGQDFSWVKVNDDWNPRPLVGNNTGSTVHVYGAKKAIPGASACLSGSGAVINWRCGTIQQHDADITYPQGVVKHLIRTSACGIPGNSGGSLISINQAQGVISGGSGDCALAGFTYIQPIREILSAYDLTLMVNDVEPIATAGTCQAYRTIINGTLKSPQFAYQPRNRYYHTAVNADHYGCLESNPGSDFDLYLQKQSGSDWVTVASAESSNPFEELRYKGTPGDYRYLVLAFSGTGPYTLGYTEVKQSGSGGGSPP; translated from the coding sequence ATGGCCCGTAGACATGTCATCGTCCCGGGATGTGTCCTGGCGATCACCGCTCTTGCCCTGACAGCCGCTCCAGCGGTCGCCACCCATGTCCTGACAGCCGCCCCGGCGGTCGCCACCCGCCCGGCGGCACGGGCCTCCGGCGTTCCGGGCGCCGATCTCGCCGGGAAACCCCCGCCGGGCATGCTGGAGGCCATCGCACGCGACATCGGCCTCACCGAGCAGGAAGCCCAGACGCGCCTGCTCAACGAGGCCCGCCTGACCCCGATCGAGACGAGCCTGCGCAGACGGATCGGCGACCACTTCGGCGGCTCCTGGTTCGTGCCGCCCCGCGCGCAGACCCTGATCGTAGCCACCACCGATCCCGCCGACGTCTCCCAGATCGCCGCGCTGGGCGCCCAGCCACAGGTGGTCAGCCGGTCACTCGCCGACCTGAAGGAGGTGAAGGAGAAACTCGGCCAGAACCTACCCATCTTGGCGAAACTGAGCAGCGTGCGCTACGTCGGCGTGCGGGTCAACAAGGTCGTCATCCTGACGGAGAATCCCAAGGCGGCTCAGGAGGCCGTCAAGACCGCCAAGGTCGACCCGGACGCGGTGCAGGTGATCGCCTCGACCGAGCGCCCCCGGCTGCTGCGCGCCCACCGGAAAGCCCCCACGGAGACCGACCTGGTGGGCGGCCAGGCCTACTACGTCGGCGCCACGACCCGCTGCTCGGTCGGATTCTCAGTGACCAAAGACACCCAGAAAGGATTCATCAGCGCCGGGCACTGCGGCACACCCGGCAGCGCCACCGTCGGCTACAACCGACGCCCCCAGGGCACCGTCCAAGCCTCGACCTTCCCCGGCCAGGACTTCTCCTGGGTCAAGGTCAACGACGACTGGAACCCCCGGCCACTGGTGGGCAACAACACCGGCAGCACCGTGCACGTCTACGGAGCCAAAAAGGCCATCCCAGGCGCTTCGGCCTGCCTGTCCGGATCCGGCGCCGTCATCAACTGGCGCTGTGGCACCATCCAGCAGCACGACGCCGACATCACCTACCCCCAGGGCGTCGTCAAGCATCTGATCCGCACCAGCGCCTGCGGCATCCCCGGCAACTCCGGCGGCTCCCTCATCTCCATCAACCAGGCCCAGGGAGTCATCTCCGGAGGTTCCGGTGACTGCGCCCTGGCCGGATTCACCTACATCCAGCCGATCCGCGAGATCCTGTCCGCCTACGACCTGACCCTGATGGTCAATGACGTGGAACCCATCGCGACCGCGGGCACCTGCCAGGCTTACCGCACCATCATCAACGGCACGCTGAAAAGCCCCCAGTTCGCCTACCAGCCCCGCAACCGGTACTACCATACGGCCGTCAACGCCGACCACTACGGCTGCCTGGAAAGCAACCCCGGCAGTGACTTCGACCTCTACCTGCAAAAGCAGAGCGGTTCCGACTGGGTCACCGTCGCCTCCGCCGAAAGCTCCAACCCCTTCGAAGAGCTCAGATACAAGGGCACACCCGGCGACTACCGTTACCTGGTGCTCGCTTTCAGCGGGACCGGCCCCTACACCCTGGGCTACACGGAGGTGAAGCAGTCCGGGTCCGGTGGCGGCTCGCCCCCTTGA